A region from the uncultured Stenotrophomonas sp. genome encodes:
- a CDS encoding ABC transporter permease, with protein MFTYYFKLALRSFRRNKVLTALMVLAIALGIGAAMTTLTVFKVLSGDPIPHKSERLFYVQLDAYTREGYKPGEEPEAQLTRFDAEELLRQKKAPRQALMTGGDGIVDPRVDALKPFSIGMRYTSGDFFPMFDTPFLYGQGWSGAEDDGHARVAVISRSLNDKLFKGANSVGHDVLVEGHALRIVGVLDDWKPQPMFYDLFAGRYDHQEDVFVPFSTSRDLQLDRNGRMNCFGREIVNDATALNVPCAWIQYWVELDSAGDAPAFKGYLDNYSDQQRAAGRFERPANTRLRNVMELLEFHNVVPGDVRLQMWLAFGFLLVCLVNTVGLLLAKFLRRSGEIGVRRALGASRTEIFKQCLVEAGTVGLAGGMLGLLLALGGLWAVRQRPADYASLAHLDGSMLLLTFALAIAASLLAGILPAWRAMQVAPAVQLKTQ; from the coding sequence ATGTTCACCTACTACTTCAAGCTGGCCCTGCGCAGCTTCCGCCGCAACAAGGTGCTCACCGCACTGATGGTGCTGGCCATCGCCCTGGGCATAGGCGCGGCGATGACCACGCTCACCGTGTTCAAGGTGCTCTCCGGCGACCCCATCCCGCACAAGAGCGAGCGCCTGTTCTACGTGCAGCTCGACGCCTACACCCGCGAGGGCTACAAGCCCGGCGAGGAGCCGGAGGCGCAGCTGACCCGCTTCGACGCCGAAGAACTGCTGCGGCAGAAGAAGGCGCCGCGGCAGGCGCTGATGACCGGCGGCGACGGCATCGTCGACCCGCGGGTGGACGCGCTCAAGCCGTTCAGCATCGGCATGCGCTACACCTCCGGCGATTTCTTCCCGATGTTCGACACCCCGTTCCTGTATGGCCAGGGCTGGAGCGGCGCCGAGGACGATGGCCACGCACGGGTGGCGGTGATCAGCCGCAGCCTCAACGACAAGCTGTTCAAGGGCGCCAACAGCGTCGGCCACGACGTATTGGTGGAAGGCCACGCGCTGCGCATCGTCGGCGTGCTCGACGACTGGAAGCCGCAGCCGATGTTCTACGACCTGTTCGCCGGCCGCTACGACCACCAGGAGGACGTGTTCGTGCCGTTCTCCACCTCGCGTGACCTGCAGCTGGACCGCAACGGCAGAATGAACTGCTTCGGCCGCGAGATCGTCAACGACGCCACCGCGCTGAACGTGCCCTGCGCCTGGATCCAGTACTGGGTGGAGCTGGATTCGGCCGGTGACGCGCCCGCGTTCAAGGGCTACCTGGACAATTATTCCGACCAGCAGCGCGCCGCCGGCCGCTTCGAGCGCCCGGCCAACACCCGCCTGCGCAACGTGATGGAGCTGCTGGAGTTCCATAACGTGGTGCCCGGCGACGTGCGCCTGCAGATGTGGCTGGCGTTCGGCTTCCTGCTGGTGTGCCTGGTCAACACCGTGGGCCTGCTGCTGGCCAAGTTCCTGCGTCGCAGCGGCGAGATCGGCGTGCGCCGCGCGCTCGGCGCCAGCCGTACGGAGATCTTCAAACAGTGCCTGGTCGAGGCCGGAACGGTCGGCCTGGCCGGCGGCATGCTGGGCCTGCTGCTGGCACTGGGCGGGCTGTGGGCGGTGCGCCAGCGCCCGGCCGACTATGCCTCGCTGGCACACCTGGACGGCTCGATGCTGCTGCTGACCTTCGCCCTGGCCATCGCCGCCAGCCTGCTGGCCGGCATCCTGCCGGCGTGGCGGGCGATGCAGGTGGCCCCAGCCGTGCAGCTCAAGACGCAGTGA
- a CDS encoding conserved membrane hypothetical protein (Evidence 4 : Homologs of previously reported genes of unknown function), with the protein MDIKPIISALGRHRIAAALIVLEIALACAVLCNAFFLIASRLELMRIDSGVEESALGAITLDGCDGCNNADLNARVLGALRAIPGVRAAGTINTIPFGVPAAYAGINLDREGKHWGGVPHFYLFDPAAIQTLGLHPMQGNDFTASDFQSIDSFVPNDASVWVTRSLAEHLWPGESPLGKELWSAGHFRVAGVLENFAVPAPGRSEEGVPGAQWSVIVPVRSDAQSGSYVLRADPLDLPRVMQAARAAVARAVPEAVLDQQQSRPLSELRERYFRSDRAMAWLLVAVIAAMLLVTALGIVGLASFWVQQRTKQIGIRRALGATRRQISAYFQTENLLLTGAGIALGMLLAYGGNQVLMHYFEIARLPLPYLPFGALALLLLGQAAVIGPARRAAAVPPIVATRSA; encoded by the coding sequence ATGGACATCAAACCGATCATCTCCGCGCTGGGCCGCCACCGCATCGCCGCCGCGCTGATCGTGCTGGAGATCGCGCTGGCCTGCGCGGTGCTGTGCAACGCCTTCTTCCTGATCGCCAGCCGCCTGGAGCTGATGCGCATCGACAGTGGCGTGGAAGAAAGCGCACTGGGCGCGATCACGCTGGACGGCTGCGACGGCTGCAACAACGCCGACCTCAATGCGCGCGTGCTTGGCGCGTTGCGCGCGATCCCCGGCGTGCGCGCTGCCGGCACGATCAACACCATCCCGTTCGGCGTGCCTGCCGCCTATGCCGGCATCAATCTTGATCGCGAAGGCAAGCACTGGGGAGGCGTGCCGCATTTCTATCTGTTCGACCCCGCCGCAATCCAGACGCTGGGCCTGCACCCCATGCAAGGCAATGATTTCACCGCGAGCGATTTCCAGTCGATCGACAGCTTCGTGCCGAACGACGCCTCGGTATGGGTCACCCGATCGCTGGCTGAGCACCTGTGGCCCGGCGAAAGCCCGCTGGGCAAGGAATTGTGGAGCGCCGGGCACTTCCGCGTGGCCGGCGTGCTGGAGAATTTCGCCGTCCCCGCACCGGGCCGCAGCGAGGAAGGCGTGCCCGGTGCACAGTGGTCGGTGATCGTGCCGGTGCGTAGCGACGCGCAATCGGGCAGCTACGTGCTGCGTGCCGATCCGCTCGACCTGCCGCGGGTGATGCAGGCCGCGCGCGCAGCAGTGGCGCGCGCCGTGCCCGAAGCGGTGCTCGACCAGCAGCAGAGCCGCCCGCTGTCCGAACTGCGCGAACGCTATTTCCGCAGCGACCGCGCGATGGCGTGGCTGCTGGTCGCGGTAATCGCGGCGATGCTGCTGGTCACCGCGCTGGGCATCGTCGGCCTGGCCAGCTTCTGGGTGCAGCAGCGCACCAAGCAGATCGGCATCCGCCGCGCGCTGGGCGCCACCCGCCGCCAGATCAGCGCCTATTTCCAGACCGAAAACCTGCTGCTGACCGGCGCCGGCATCGCCCTCGGCATGCTGCTGGCCTACGGCGGCAACCAGGTGCTGATGCACTACTTCGAGATCGCGCGGCTGCCGCTGCCCTACCTGCCGTTCGGCGCGCTGGCGCTGTTGCTGCTGGGCCAGGCCGCCGTCATCGGCCCGGCGCGGCGCGCCGCCGCCGTCCCGCCCATCGTCGCCACCCGCAGCGCCTGA
- a CDS encoding ABC transporter permease, whose amino-acid sequence MSLFPYYIAQGLRSLRRTPVLTALMVLSIAIGIGAAMTTLTVMRLLSGDPLPGRSQHIFYPQVDALSTGKARRNPPDMLDYTSAMDLWRAGRGDRQALVNDSPVKLQAPETGQPPLMTTMLSTHADFFPMFAVPFAFGGPWTGEDDEGHARVAVISSDLNEKLFGGSNSVGRTLRIRDADVRIVGVLGPWRPSPQFHTLAGGNFSQGDTASFYGKAEDVMVPFQTGLEINDGHFFQFTCNAPPAVSGHLQNSDCVWLQLWVELDSAAKVADYRRFVTDYAAQQKALGRIPFPENARLLSLMEWLDYNRVVPRDVRLQSWLALAFLLICLFNTVGLLLAKFLRRGGEIGVRRALGASKRSIFVQCLTEAGLIGLAGGALGLLLTLLGLWAIRSQPVEYADLVHLDVSMFAATFALALAASIVAGLFPASRASRIAPAMQLKTL is encoded by the coding sequence GTGTCGCTGTTCCCCTACTACATCGCCCAGGGCCTGCGCAGCCTGCGCCGCACGCCGGTGCTCACCGCACTGATGGTGCTGTCCATCGCGATCGGCATCGGCGCGGCGATGACCACGCTGACGGTGATGCGCCTGCTGTCCGGCGACCCGCTGCCAGGCCGGAGCCAGCACATCTTCTACCCGCAGGTGGACGCGCTTTCGACCGGCAAGGCCCGCAGGAATCCGCCGGACATGCTCGACTACACCTCGGCGATGGACCTGTGGCGCGCCGGGCGCGGCGACCGCCAGGCGCTGGTGAACGACAGCCCGGTCAAGCTGCAAGCGCCGGAAACCGGGCAGCCGCCGCTGATGACGACGATGCTTTCCACGCATGCGGATTTCTTCCCCATGTTCGCGGTGCCGTTCGCCTTCGGCGGGCCATGGACCGGCGAAGACGACGAAGGGCATGCGCGGGTCGCGGTCATCTCCTCCGATCTCAACGAGAAACTGTTCGGCGGCAGCAACAGCGTCGGCCGCACCTTGCGCATCCGCGATGCCGACGTGCGCATCGTCGGCGTGCTGGGGCCATGGCGCCCGTCGCCGCAGTTCCACACCCTGGCCGGCGGCAACTTCTCGCAGGGCGACACCGCCAGCTTCTACGGCAAGGCCGAGGATGTGATGGTGCCATTCCAGACCGGGCTGGAAATCAATGACGGCCACTTCTTCCAGTTCACCTGCAATGCGCCGCCGGCCGTGTCCGGCCACCTGCAGAACAGCGACTGCGTCTGGCTGCAACTGTGGGTGGAACTGGACAGCGCCGCCAAGGTCGCCGACTACCGCCGCTTCGTCACCGACTATGCCGCGCAGCAGAAGGCGCTGGGCCGCATCCCCTTCCCCGAGAACGCCCGCCTGCTGTCGCTGATGGAGTGGCTCGACTACAACCGCGTGGTGCCGCGCGACGTGCGCCTGCAGAGCTGGCTGGCGCTGGCCTTCCTGCTGATCTGCCTGTTCAACACGGTTGGCCTGCTGCTGGCCAAGTTCCTGCGTCGTGGCGGCGAAATCGGCGTGCGCCGCGCACTGGGTGCGTCGAAGCGCTCGATCTTCGTGCAGTGTCTGACCGAAGCGGGCCTGATCGGCCTGGCCGGCGGTGCGCTCGGCCTGCTGCTGACCCTGCTCGGCCTGTGGGCGATCCGCAGCCAGCCGGTGGAATACGCCGACCTGGTGCATCTGGACGTGTCGATGTTCGCCGCCACCTTCGCGCTGGCGCTGGCCGCCAGCATCGTCGCCGGTCTGTTCCCGGCCTCGCGCGCCAGCCGCATCGCACCGGCGATGCAACTGAAGACCCTGTAA
- the yknY gene encoding Uncharacterized ABC transporter ATP-binding protein YknY, with translation MLQMQSVSKVFRTEQVETHALRSLDLHVREGEFVAVTGPSGSGKTTFLNIAGLLETFTSGQYLLDGQDVSHLGDDARSRLRNQKIGFIFQGFNLIPDLNLFDNVDVPLRYRGMPAAERRQRIEKALSDVGLGSRMKHYPAELSGGQQQRAAIARALAGSPRLLLADEPTGNLDTQMARGVMELLEGINSQGTTIVMVTHDPELAARAQRNVHIVDGQATDLLREPVIARAEVAAQG, from the coding sequence ATGCTCCAGATGCAATCCGTCTCCAAGGTCTTCCGTACCGAACAGGTCGAAACCCATGCGCTGCGCTCGCTGGACCTGCACGTGCGCGAAGGCGAGTTCGTCGCCGTCACCGGCCCTTCGGGTTCCGGCAAGACCACCTTCCTCAACATCGCCGGGCTGCTGGAGACCTTCACCAGCGGCCAGTACCTGCTCGACGGCCAGGACGTGAGCCACCTCGGCGACGACGCCCGCTCGCGGCTGCGCAACCAGAAGATCGGCTTCATCTTCCAGGGCTTCAACCTGATCCCCGACCTGAACCTGTTCGACAACGTCGACGTGCCGCTGCGCTACCGTGGCATGCCCGCCGCCGAGCGCCGCCAGCGCATCGAGAAGGCGTTGAGCGACGTCGGCCTCGGCTCGCGCATGAAGCACTACCCGGCCGAGCTGTCCGGCGGCCAGCAGCAGCGCGCCGCCATCGCCCGCGCCCTGGCCGGCAGCCCGCGCCTGCTGCTGGCCGACGAACCGACCGGCAACCTCGACACGCAGATGGCGCGCGGCGTCATGGAGCTGCTGGAGGGGATCAACAGCCAGGGCACCACCATCGTCATGGTCACCCACGACCCGGAGCTGGCCGCGCGCGCGCAGCGCAACGTGCACATCGTCGATGGCCAGGCCACCGACCTGCTGCGCGAGCCGGTGATCGCTCGCGCCGAAGTTGCGGCGCAGGGCTGA
- a CDS encoding Membrane fusion protein: MIRDTSAQDQTITQHQQPQWRRWLWPAVAVLVVLAGIGFVAKGWLGGSRSFDGDRLRIATVGRGDLVRDIAADGRVIAANSPVLYAISAGTVTLKVVAGDVVKQGQELAVIDSPELRSKLAQEQATLAGLEAEAGRAALDATLARATGAKMADQAELVRTAAQRDLDRYQRGFDGGAVPQVDLAKAKDELKKAEIELQHARQDATLQSRGADLDARNKRLLSNRQQAVVDEVQRQVDALTLRAPFDGQVGQVQATQHTQVAANAPVLGVVDLSRFEVEIKVPESFARDLAIGMPAQLTSGSGQPFPGEISAVSPEVVNGEVVARIRFSDKQPSGLRQSQRMSARILLDTRKDVVKVERGPFVEQSGGRYAWVVNGSTASRRPVTFGVSSLGEVEIVEGLQPGEKVVVSGTDLFGDAERVSIN; the protein is encoded by the coding sequence ATGATCCGCGACACCTCCGCACAGGACCAGACAATCACCCAGCACCAGCAGCCGCAGTGGCGCCGCTGGCTGTGGCCGGCCGTGGCCGTGCTCGTCGTGCTGGCCGGCATCGGCTTCGTCGCCAAGGGCTGGCTCGGCGGCTCGCGCTCGTTCGACGGCGACCGCCTGCGCATCGCCACCGTCGGCCGCGGCGACCTGGTGCGCGACATCGCCGCCGACGGCCGCGTGATCGCTGCCAACAGCCCCGTGCTGTACGCCATCTCCGCCGGCACCGTGACCCTGAAGGTGGTGGCCGGCGACGTGGTCAAGCAGGGCCAGGAGCTGGCGGTGATCGACAGCCCCGAGCTGCGCAGCAAGCTGGCGCAGGAACAGGCCACCCTGGCCGGGCTGGAGGCCGAGGCCGGGCGCGCCGCGCTCGACGCCACCCTGGCCCGCGCCACCGGCGCCAAGATGGCCGACCAGGCCGAACTGGTGCGCACCGCCGCGCAACGCGACCTGGACCGCTACCAGCGCGGCTTCGACGGCGGCGCGGTGCCGCAGGTGGACCTGGCCAAGGCCAAGGACGAACTGAAGAAGGCCGAGATCGAACTGCAGCACGCCCGCCAGGACGCCACCCTGCAGAGCCGCGGCGCCGACCTCGACGCGCGCAACAAGCGCCTGCTCTCCAACCGCCAGCAGGCGGTGGTGGACGAGGTGCAGCGGCAGGTCGACGCGCTGACCCTGCGCGCGCCGTTCGACGGCCAGGTCGGCCAGGTGCAGGCCACCCAGCACACCCAGGTCGCCGCCAACGCACCGGTGCTGGGCGTGGTCGATCTGTCGCGCTTCGAGGTCGAGATCAAGGTGCCGGAGAGCTTCGCCCGCGACCTCGCCATCGGCATGCCGGCACAGCTCACCAGTGGTTCCGGACAGCCGTTCCCGGGCGAGATCTCGGCGGTGTCGCCGGAGGTGGTCAACGGCGAAGTCGTGGCCCGCATCCGCTTTTCCGACAAGCAGCCGTCGGGCCTGCGCCAGAGCCAGCGCATGAGCGCGCGCATCCTGCTCGACACCCGCAAGGACGTGGTCAAGGTCGAGCGCGGCCCGTTCGTCGAGCAGTCCGGCGGCCGCTACGCCTGGGTGGTCAACGGCAGCACCGCCAGCCGCCGCCCGGTGACCTTCGGCGTCAGCAGCCTGGGCGAGGTCGAGATCGTCGAGGGCCTGCAGCCCGGCGAGAAGGTCGTCGTCTCCGGTACCGACCTGTTCGGCGACGCCGAACGGGTTTCCATCAACTGA